AAGACACATCATATTGTAAGTCACTGCAGCAGGTAAGGGGGTTAAAGCGTTGCAGCCAACAATCTCAATGATTCTCAGTGTGGAGGGCAAACCAGCCTCGGGAAACGAAAGGAGTCTCGGACAGTATTGAATTTTCAGCTCTTTAAGGGACACTAGGCTGTGAACCCATTGTGGTAACTTCTTGAGGCTCTCACATGTACTAAATGTCAAAGATTCAAGCTTGCAGTTAGCCAGCTGCTGTTGCATATACACAGGTACTTCTCCTTCCATCAAAGAAACAACTTGGGGACAGTTTCTAACCTCCAACTTAAGAAGGGAAGTGAGCTGTTTTGCCAATGCCACTCCATTTTCGTACAAAGATGCCAATTCCATGCAATTAGCAATCTCCAATTCCTGTACTTCTGCCAATGGTTGGATGAATCCTTCTGCTAGGTAAGTGAGCTTTGAAATGTTGGAAATTGTCATGGAGTTGAGAGATCTGAGATAAACGCCACCTTCGTACACCACTTCTTTGCAGCCATTGATTACCATTTTGCACAGCTTTGGAAGACTATGAATTAATACCACCAACTTCTCGCATTTTTTAATCACAAGTTTTTCTAGTGATGGAACACTTGGAGGTAATTTTTTGCACAGATTGGGACAGCTTTTAACAGACAGCTTATTCAAGAGAGGGAATTCGTCAGAACCAAGCCCACAAGGAATCCATTCCTCCCATTCCTGCATGTTCTTGAAAAGTAAAGTCTCTAAAACTGGAAAAGGCTTTGAGCAACCTTGTCCATAAAATTCAGGACCTACTTTTTTTACTGCAGTTAAACTTACTATGCTGAGATTTTTTAAAGAAGGCAGCAGTCCAAGAGGTGGCAAGGAAGTGCATTTTGTACAGTTCTCTAACCTTAGGAGAAATATGCTGGAGAATGATGGATTTCCTACCCAGGTTGGAAATGTTAGGCCAGCATAGCAGTTGATGGTGAGTTCTTTGACTTTTCCATGAGGTCTAAGATCATCGAGCACATCTTTGTCAACCTTCTCATTTCGTGAATTATCTGTTCTGGGACTCCATTCCAGCAACAAAACTTCAAGgttatttatatcttttatgtTGGCCTCCATTGCTTCCCGAGCATCAATCACATTCTCCAAGCCTGTAATACAAAGCGTTCCTCGAAGAGATTTCAAATTCACCAAGGAACTCAACCTAGAGCCCTTATCTTTGCCCAGGACAAAATTGGAAAGTGTCTGCAGATTTGTCAGCTTTTCAATTCCCATTGGCATCGCTTTGATTGAACTTGCACTTGTGATATCAAGATGCCGGAGGTTGATGAGACTCCCCAGTTTTGAAGGCAGCCCTTCAAGAAGACAACATCCTTTCAGTAACAAAGTCTGCAAGTTGTATAGAGAACATACTGATTGAGGTAAATTTCTGATTGCCGAGAAGGAAAGATTAAGAAACCTTAAATGTTTCAGATCTCCAATTGAATTTGGTAGCGTATCAATGCAGTAACCACTTAAAGACAGCACCCTCAGAAATTCTAATTCTGGCAACAAATCAAAAGGGACATGACTAGTTAAGTAGCCTGTATTATGACCTAAAAGAGATGGCAGTGGTAGGAAAGTTCGTAAACGTTTAGTAGTATGGAATACTTCAAACTTTCTGATACCATCCCAGCCACGGATATAGGAGGAGTGGCGAGCTCTCTTGGATACTTTGAACTGCTTGATGGCATTCAAATCATTACCCAATTGAAAACATGTGTCTCCCGCAGCCCACTGAGCCAGATCACTCACGAGATCATGCATCACAAATCGAGATTCATCACAGTTTGCTACTTGAAAAATTGACCTCGACACTAGATCACGAAAATACTCCGCACCCATATCTTCCATTTGCTTGTTCTGTACTTGTTGTGGAACCAAACCTTCTGCCATCCATAGAAGGACAAGATCCTtctcttcaaattcaaaatcCTTCGGAATTAGAGCAGAATATGTAAAACACCTCTTCAAATGTGAAGGGAGATGGTAGTAGCTCAATCTTAAAACAGGGAGAATGTCACTTTGGGAGTCTGACAAGTCCCATATCTTACTATTCAGTATGTCTTCCCACTCATCCTCCCTTTGCTTAGTGCGTAAGAGGCCACCAAGAGTTCTGGCTGCCAAAGGCAAACCCTTACACTTGGTAACGATTCTCTCACAAACTGATTGGAGGTTTGTTTGTGCGCCGAGATCTCTATTTTCGAATGCATGCTTCACAAACACAGACCAGCAATCTTGGTCTGATAGTGGCTTTAGGCAATGGTATTCAGTCGGTCCAACCATTAGTGCAACGTCTGCATCACGAGTGGTCAGAATTATCTTACTTCCTGGTGCTCCGGCTGCAAAGGGAGTTTTCAACGCTACCCAGAGACCATAATTCTTGTTCCATACATCATCTAAAACAAGAAGAAACTTCTTTCCGGCTAGCGCCTCCCTCAATTTGACCTGAACTTGATTGTACTCCTTGAAATCACAGGGATGCGGAGTGACTGACTCGAGAATCGCCTTTGATATTCTCATAACATCAAAGTCATCCGACACACAAGCCCATGCTTTTGTACTGAACCATTCCTTGACCAATTCATCCTGAAACACATGCTGTGCAAGAGTTGTTTTGCCGATACCACCCATACCGACAATTGGAACGACATGAAAATTAGTATCACCGTGATTTGCCTCTTCTGTCAACAGCAAATCAATTACCTTCTTCTTATCTCCATCCCTGCCATAGATGACAGGTTCATTTGGGACAGAGGCACTAGGTGGTTTCTGCCATACATCAGTTGATGTCCTTCTACCTCCACTCATCTTTTCTAAACCAAGTTCAATTCTCTGCTTCGCCATTCCATCTAACCGGCTACTCACCTCTTTCATCTTTGACCTCATCTTGGGATTGAACTTAATAGCACTTGCACTGATTTTGGTAAATGATAAGGTAGTAGACACTATCCTCCGTACCTTGCTTGTGCTAGCCTCTTCTGCTGCCATCAACTCCCTTCGTAAAGATTCAGTAGCAAATTCATCAAGCAAGTCCTCCACATCATATGCCAAGTCTCTTAGATCATCCAGCCATATCTTCACAGCCTTTTCCGTCAGCTGCTTTTCTTCCGCGTCATCAAGTACCTCCTGGACCTTCAATAACATCCCTCTCCACTTCTCTGCCTTCTTCCAAATGCCCTCTCGACGTGCAAACTTCAAGAACTCAGGAGATGTCAATCTTGTAAACAGCATTCCAAGGAATGCAGCAAGAAAAATCTCACCAATTGCCATGTTTTTGCTCTCGCAGAGGAATCAATCAAAGATAGATGGGGAAAAAGTAAACAGAATGCTTGacagtaatagtaataattgaTTAGTGCAGGCAACCAAAGCAGTTGCAGCAAAGAAATTGAGATCGCAGGTGGTTCTCATTTCATTTGTCTAAGTCAAAACATTAAACTAGTTTGTTTGCAAGTTGCTcttaatcttattattttttggctCTCTTTTTTGTGTGAAAATGAAATCACAACGTCTATCAATAATATTCTCTAAAGTCAAATAAGCAAGTAGGGGCGATAAACATAACACATACCGAtactccaattaaaaaaaaaaaaaactaaatgtcATTAGTCTTTTACTGTTGATGCAGATATCtgtgaattaaaataatgtaaaaatgaTTTGGCCTtgcaaaaaaatagaataagtaTGCAATTGAGGGTAGAGATATCTTTTCTATGAGATACTTGCGAGATTGCATATTTGATAGGGGGCAGAATGGTACGTGCACTTTTTTCTGCTACAGTATAGCTATTATTTTTCCCTTCAAAGCACAAAATATTAATCTTTAAATTAGAGGCTCTTCTGtctttttggataaaaaatgaatagtaaaagtataattatacccttgaaaggggaaaaaaaatatacatgcatggAGTAGTGTATTCGTCTTTTCCTTTAATTAAAACagctaaatgataaaattacccTTGAAACACTGCGGggtgttttgatctttttagattggttttttttgttattcttggATTTTGACAAAGACATCTTGGTAACTTTaggttcaaaaatattatttaaataaaagccACAACGCACGCGTCAGCGCGTGATGGCCACACCATTCAAGTGGCGCATGAGAGCCCGTACAACAACCCAAATCCTGCATTCGCAGCAGTGATAGGAGCGGTGCATCATCCACTTTCAGGTGGTGTTGCATGTGCTCACAAAGAAGATCTAGTTAGGTTACAGTGaaggttctttctttcttctctatttGCTCTCTCATTCCCTAGAAAATCATGCCTgaactttcaaaaaaacaattgtgtttTCTGGTTTGTAATCTTATTGATTTTAGTCCTCCTTCTTTTAATTACTGTTTATTTGCCTTTTGAATCTTTttgaagtttggatttttttcaatttcatccttgggcattttattcaatttaatttttttttctggtttggtccttctatttttaattgctCTATTTACATGCTTTatacttttcttgattatttgtttttcttgcaatttcatctcttttcattttattgcatttgtttttttaattcatttttagtccttattcttctagttattatattcttatttttttctcaattttgtccaccaacatttaatttcatttggttTTCTATCCAGTtatgatccttattcttttaataactattttttttatcattttctttgctttttttgttttacaatttaatctctaattatcatctttcatttttatatcatatttggtctgcattgtttgagttttaaattgttttacaattgaatatttttctttgttatttttttgtgattgccTTCCAATAAGGCAGTCctttattaaaagtttattttttattctgatcTCATAGCGTGAGTGGCGAGTTAATCGAattaatccgggttgactcaaatttttttcctccattttttatgatttttatttttcaatttcatcactttGCAATAAATTATTGACCCTTAAACTTTGCTagtttttcacttttctttttgttcggTTATTCTGAGAGTGAGTTGGtaaagttaactcgggttaacttattttttttttatatttttttattgaactttggttttttttactaggtcatccttttgatatttctttttcatcCCGATCTCATATCACAAATTGTTTGTTCGTTAAGTTATCCCGAGTTAACTCGAGCTTTCTTCTtcagtattatattttttaatgtttttttttatctttgacattaaattattaagccttaaactttataatttttttttttacggttcttTCGGCCTTATATTCTAGAtcatatttttagttaatttaaactaaattatCTCGGTTATCAttgtctaagtttttttttagcattgaaAAAAGTTTGCCCAGCATATAACAGAGCGCAAGCTAGTGAATTCTAAATCTGCTCATTGTTTGAATATAATATCAAGAAATGCAGTTCACTTGCTCTAATTGTTGCAAGTTGCAAGCTGCAAGCGTGTTGTCAAACACGAAGCTT
The DNA window shown above is from Populus trichocarpa isolate Nisqually-1 chromosome 4, P.trichocarpa_v4.1, whole genome shotgun sequence and carries:
- the LOC18098059 gene encoding putative disease resistance RPP13-like protein 1, which translates into the protein MAIGEIFLAAFLGMLFTRLTSPEFLKFARREGIWKKAEKWRGMLLKVQEVLDDAEEKQLTEKAVKIWLDDLRDLAYDVEDLLDEFATESLRRELMAAEEASTSKVRRIVSTTLSFTKISASAIKFNPKMRSKMKEVSSRLDGMAKQRIELGLEKMSGGRRTSTDVWQKPPSASVPNEPVIYGRDGDKKKVIDLLLTEEANHGDTNFHVVPIVGMGGIGKTTLAQHVFQDELVKEWFSTKAWACVSDDFDVMRISKAILESVTPHPCDFKEYNQVQVKLREALAGKKFLLVLDDVWNKNYGLWVALKTPFAAGAPGSKIILTTRDADVALMVGPTEYHCLKPLSDQDCWSVFVKHAFENRDLGAQTNLQSVCERIVTKCKGLPLAARTLGGLLRTKQREDEWEDILNSKIWDLSDSQSDILPVLRLSYYHLPSHLKRCFTYSALIPKDFEFEEKDLVLLWMAEGLVPQQVQNKQMEDMGAEYFRDLVSRSIFQVANCDESRFVMHDLVSDLAQWAAGDTCFQLGNDLNAIKQFKVSKRARHSSYIRGWDGIRKFEVFHTTKRLRTFLPLPSLLGHNTGYLTSHVPFDLLPELEFLRVLSLSGYCIDTLPNSIGDLKHLRFLNLSFSAIRNLPQSVCSLYNLQTLLLKGCCLLEGLPSKLGSLINLRHLDITSASSIKAMPMGIEKLTNLQTLSNFVLGKDKGSRLSSLVNLKSLRGTLCITGLENVIDAREAMEANIKDINNLEVLLLEWSPRTDNSRNEKVDKDVLDDLRPHGKVKELTINCYAGLTFPTWVGNPSFSSIFLLRLENCTKCTSLPPLGLLPSLKNLSIVSLTAVKKVGPEFYGQGCSKPFPVLETLLFKNMQEWEEWIPCGLGSDEFPLLNKLSVKSCPNLCKKLPPSVPSLEKLVIKKCEKLVVLIHSLPKLCKMVINGCKEVVYEGGVYLRSLNSMTISNISKLTYLAEGFIQPLAEVQELEIANCMELASLYENGVALAKQLTSLLKLEVRNCPQVVSLMEGEVPVYMQQQLANCKLESLTFSTCESLKKLPQWVHSLVSLKELKIQYCPRLLSFPEAGLPSTLRIIEIVGCNALTPLPAAVTYNMMCLEQLRIENCESLISFGRIQLPPTLKKLEIRYCENLLCLLDDGEGSSSKKSDENTSCSGNNSSLLEYLYVGICNSLTSIGELPSALKYLQVCSCSKLKSLSSRDKLPAGLKHLAIDSCENLESMPDRFQDNMSLENLKIWFCFNLRSLPEGLHKLCHLREISIWYCPALVSFAAEGLPINLRRLFIIKCDGLKAIPDHMHNLMSLEELSIYYCPDIVSFPEEGFPTSLTYLATVDLKICELLFNWGMHKLSALRTLIIQGGFSHISFPSVDMGVRLPSALNRLSIEDFPNLEYLSYSGFQNLSSLERLSISDCPKLTSFPGKGLPSSLLELRIRACPLLVQQIKGRVKEWLKIRHIPYINIDGKVVSDPATQL